The Actinomycetes bacterium genome includes a window with the following:
- a CDS encoding phospholipase D-like domain-containing protein, producing the protein MRPLIHGAVYFGELLSAVEAMDAGDRLMFTDWRGDQDEMLRGPGTEVGPVFAAAARRGVDARGPVWRSHLDRLQFSAGDNRHLGEEIEAAGGQCLLDMRVRPMGSHHQKLVVLRHLQHPERDVAFIGGIDLCHGRRDDDRHGGDPQSQPMAAVYGARPPWHDVQVAVQGPAVGDAETVFRERWRDPAPLSRNPVHLIGERLYREDRKARPLPAQLADPAACGSQAVQLLRTYPARRPGYPFAPRGERSVARGYHKAHAQARSLVYVEDQYLWSLDVARVFADALARAPQLRLIAVIPRFPDQDGRTSLPPNLAGREPGLRLLQAAGGPRFAVYGLENDAGTPICVHAKVCVIDDTWGCVGSDNANRRSWTHDSELSCAVLDTDTDTDTGAHVGRSWAQSLRLQLAAEHLGGAAFAQDLTDPVRAFDAFRDAATQLDSWFDAGRRGPRPPGQLRTYTQPTLSRWTRAWATPMYRLLYDPDGRTALMRRERRF; encoded by the coding sequence GTGCGGCCGCTGATCCACGGCGCCGTGTACTTCGGCGAGCTGCTCAGCGCCGTCGAGGCGATGGATGCAGGGGACCGGTTGATGTTCACGGACTGGCGTGGGGATCAGGACGAGATGTTGCGGGGTCCGGGCACCGAAGTCGGCCCGGTGTTCGCGGCGGCGGCCCGCAGGGGAGTCGACGCGCGGGGCCCGGTCTGGCGCTCCCATTTGGACCGGTTGCAGTTCAGCGCGGGAGATAACCGGCACCTGGGGGAGGAGATCGAGGCGGCGGGCGGTCAGTGCCTGCTCGACATGCGGGTGCGACCGATGGGCTCGCACCACCAAAAGCTGGTGGTGCTGCGGCATCTGCAGCACCCGGAGCGTGACGTCGCGTTCATCGGTGGGATCGACCTGTGTCACGGCCGTCGGGACGACGACCGGCATGGCGGGGACCCGCAGAGCCAGCCGATGGCCGCCGTCTACGGCGCGCGTCCTCCGTGGCACGACGTCCAGGTGGCCGTCCAGGGTCCCGCCGTCGGCGACGCCGAGACCGTCTTCCGGGAACGGTGGCGAGACCCTGCGCCGCTGAGCCGCAATCCCGTCCATCTGATCGGGGAGCGGCTGTACCGAGAGGACCGCAAGGCCCGCCCGCTGCCCGCTCAGCTTGCCGACCCGGCCGCGTGCGGCTCGCAGGCGGTGCAGCTGCTGCGGACCTATCCGGCGCGTCGTCCCGGCTATCCGTTCGCGCCGCGGGGTGAGCGCAGCGTGGCCCGCGGGTACCACAAGGCGCATGCGCAGGCGCGTTCCCTGGTCTACGTCGAGGACCAGTACCTGTGGTCACTCGATGTCGCCCGGGTGTTCGCCGACGCGCTGGCGCGGGCACCGCAGCTGCGCCTGATCGCGGTGATCCCGCGGTTCCCCGACCAGGACGGGCGCACCTCGCTGCCGCCCAACCTGGCCGGCCGTGAGCCGGGACTGCGCCTGCTGCAGGCCGCGGGAGGGCCGCGTTTCGCCGTGTACGGCCTCGAAAACGATGCCGGCACTCCGATCTGCGTCCACGCGAAGGTCTGCGTCATCGATGACACCTGGGGGTGCGTCGGGTCGGACAACGCGAACCGGAGGTCCTGGACGCATGACAGCGAGCTGAGCTGCGCGGTCCTGGACACCGACACAGACACCGACACGGGCGCCCACGTGGGCCGTTCGTGGGCACAGTCGCTGCGGCTCCAGCTCGCAGCCGAGCACCTCGGCGGCGCGGCCTTCGCGCAGGACCTCACCGATCCCGTCCGTGCCTTCGACGCCTTCCGGGACGCGGCCACCCAGCTGGACTCCTGGTTCGACGCCGGCCGTCGCGGGCCGCGCCCCCCCGGCCAGCTTCGCACCTACACCCAGCCGACACTGTCGCGGTGGACCCGAGCGTGGGCGACCCCGATGTACCGCCTGCTGTACGACCCGGACGGGCGCACCGCCCTGATGCGCCGCGAGCGACGCTTCTGA
- a CDS encoding PRC-barrel domain-containing protein encodes MSNDQGQARWDVAEWHGRMLVDRNGEKIGKLQDVYVDVETDEPQFATVREGLLDRHLTFVPLRGIRVGPVGLQVTVTKEQVRFAPDIQLHGEVLSQADESTPYHHFEHNYTPPNSESQRRLPRR; translated from the coding sequence ATGTCCAACGATCAGGGCCAGGCCCGGTGGGATGTCGCCGAGTGGCACGGCAGGATGCTCGTCGATCGCAACGGCGAGAAGATCGGCAAGTTGCAGGACGTCTACGTTGACGTCGAGACCGACGAGCCGCAGTTTGCCACGGTCCGGGAAGGTCTCCTCGACCGTCACCTGACGTTTGTGCCGCTGCGCGGGATCCGGGTCGGCCCGGTAGGCCTGCAGGTCACCGTGACCAAGGAGCAGGTCCGGTTCGCGCCCGATATCCAGTTGCACGGTGAGGTGCTTTCTCAGGCGGACGAGTCAACCCCGTACCACCACTTCGAGCACAACTACACCCCGCCCAACAGCGAGAGCCAACGCCGCCTCCCCCGCCGCTAG